One Clostridiales bacterium genomic window, GAAACAAAAATCTTATGATGCGTTTGATTAATCCCTGCGGAGTCAAAACTTGATTTTAATTCGCATTGAACCGACCCCACGGGCAATATCTCAAAAGAAGCTTGAGGGCCTTTTTCTGTAAAAATCGGCATGCCTGTCAATGTTCCCAGCGCAATCTTTACGCCGTCTTTTCCCAATTGTTCAATATGATAATATGTTTTTTGGGCAATATTTTGGGTTACTTGATTGATTTTTGTCGTATTAGCCAAAATCATACTTACTTTGCCGTTTTCGTCATAAATAATATAAACCAAATCGGTATAATTTATATTTTGCGAATAAATTTCGCTAATCGCATGCGAAACCGACATATTTGTCATAGCTTCAACTTGTTTTTGCGAAACCGCGATTATTACCGGATTTACATTCCGTTGAAAAAAGATATAAACTGATAGA contains:
- the yunB gene encoding sporulation protein YunB produces the protein LSVYIFFQRNVNPVIIAVSQKQVEAMTNMSVSHAISEIYSQNINYTDLVYIIYDENGKVSMILANTTKINQVTQNIAQKTYYHIEQLGKDGVKIALGTLTGMPIFTEKGPQASFEILPVGSVQCELKSSFDSAGINQTHHKIFVSVNADVVVVIPGLKDKKIKASSVALLAESIIIGEVPKTYLAFNNMHSMLDLTP